A genomic window from Polaribacter gangjinensis includes:
- a CDS encoding alpha/beta fold hydrolase has product MTAQEWKSYGKFVRINNNDLFVIDTAEDETSSKETLVIINGYPSTTYDYNRIIPILSEYYRVIIHDHFGFGFSDLPDTYCFSLMDQANVCIELWRKLNLKSFTILADGYGSKVAKEILYKKNANFISFNIKKLLICNSISNDIYSDLNTITSLINNKKIAKYKDILMNYKSNHFYQLSGENNKYKDKEKIDRIWQKFNELEHQKEALVLCCYNEESYLYWHRWMGALKETNIPVKIFWRKDDLSNIKNILLNIASNHHNNIEIIENKNCFVLDKEPINWLLMVLKELDQSIYHSYKYEFATA; this is encoded by the coding sequence ATGACTGCACAAGAGTGGAAGAGTTATGGCAAATTCGTTCGTATTAACAACAACGATTTATTTGTCATAGACACAGCAGAAGATGAAACTTCATCAAAAGAAACATTAGTAATCATTAATGGATATCCTTCAACAACTTATGATTACAATAGAATTATCCCAATTTTAAGCGAATATTACAGAGTAATTATTCATGACCATTTTGGATTTGGTTTTTCTGACTTGCCAGATACGTATTGCTTTTCATTAATGGATCAAGCAAATGTGTGTATTGAACTTTGGAGAAAATTAAATTTAAAAAGCTTTACAATTTTAGCAGACGGTTATGGTTCTAAGGTTGCAAAAGAAATCTTATACAAGAAAAATGCTAATTTCATTTCTTTTAACATCAAAAAACTACTAATTTGTAATAGTATATCAAATGATATTTATTCTGACTTAAATACTATTACTTCGCTTATAAACAATAAAAAAATAGCGAAATACAAAGATATTTTAATGAATTACAAGAGTAATCATTTTTATCAACTTTCTGGAGAAAACAACAAGTACAAAGACAAAGAAAAAATTGATAGAATTTGGCAAAAATTCAATGAATTAGAACATCAAAAAGAAGCTTTGGTTTTATGCTGTTATAATGAAGAAAGTTATTTGTATTGGCATAGATGGATGGGTGCTTTAAAAGAAACCAATATTCCTGTCAAGATTTTTTGGCGCAAAGACGACCTTTCTAACATCAAAAATATTTTACTAAACATAGCTTCAAATCATCACAATAATATAGAAATTATCGAAAATAAAAACTGTTTTGTTTTAGATAAAGAACCTATAAATTGGTTGTTGATGGTTTTAAAAGAGCTAGACCAATCAATTTATCATTCTTACAAATACGAATTTGCAACTGCATAA